From Lysinibacillus sp. SGAir0095, the proteins below share one genomic window:
- a CDS encoding LysR family transcriptional regulator, which translates to MTATEAEIIKILAEEKNMRKAAERLFLTQPALSQRLQSIEKDWGAQLFIRSQKGLTPTPAGELVIQYANETILRKEQIFDTIQALNSKVHGTLKIACASIVGQNWLPKVLKEFVTIYPDAKISLITGWSSEIVKALYEGEAHVGIVRGQVEWKGKKVHLFRDMMYLVDKEIENIDDILTTDRPFIQFKSDSNYYQEIQLWWQRHFSSNPKRQIIVDQIETCKQMAMNGIGYAILPSITLNGEEDVNKIPLTQNEKDTGLTRDTWLIGYDSSFELRQVAAFMDVVTQHASCLYDYTK; encoded by the coding sequence ATGACTGCAACAGAAGCAGAAATCATTAAAATTCTTGCAGAAGAGAAGAATATGAGAAAAGCAGCGGAACGTCTTTTCCTAACACAGCCAGCCCTCTCCCAAAGATTACAATCAATCGAAAAGGATTGGGGTGCCCAGCTTTTCATTCGTTCGCAAAAGGGACTTACGCCAACGCCAGCTGGAGAATTAGTTATTCAATATGCGAATGAAACCATCTTAAGGAAAGAGCAAATCTTTGATACAATTCAAGCCTTAAATTCGAAAGTTCACGGCACATTAAAGATTGCATGTGCCTCCATTGTAGGTCAAAATTGGCTTCCAAAAGTCTTAAAGGAGTTTGTCACAATTTATCCGGATGCGAAAATATCACTTATTACTGGATGGAGCTCGGAAATTGTGAAAGCCTTATATGAGGGTGAAGCACATGTAGGAATTGTGCGGGGACAAGTAGAATGGAAAGGTAAAAAAGTTCATCTATTTAGAGATATGATGTATCTCGTGGATAAGGAAATTGAAAACATTGATGATATTTTAACGACTGATAGACCCTTTATTCAATTTAAAAGTGATTCCAATTACTATCAGGAAATTCAGCTTTGGTGGCAACGTCATTTCTCCTCAAATCCGAAAAGACAAATTATTGTAGATCAGATTGAAACATGTAAACAAATGGCCATGAATGGTATAGGTTATGCAATCTTGCCATCTATAACACTAAACGGGGAAGAAGATGTAAACAAGATTCCATTAACGCAAAATGAAAAGGATACTGGATTGACACGAGATACTTGGTTGATTGGATATGACTCTTCGTTTGAATTAAGACAAGTCGCTGCCTTTATGGATGTGGTAACTCAGCATGCAAGTTGCCTTTATGATTATACGAAATAA
- the dapD gene encoding 2,3,4,5-tetrahydropyridine-2,6-dicarboxylate N-acetyltransferase encodes MTKKLNAQEIIQFISDSKKVTPVKVYVKGESVASLSYGENSKVFGEGNSAVVFGEWNEIEASLKEHGNQIADYVIENDRRNSGVPLLDLKYQNARIEPGAIIRDQVTIGDNAVIMMGAIINIGAEIGEKTMIDMGAVLGGRATVGKGCHIGAGTVLAGVIEPPSATPVIIEDDVVIGANAVVLEGVRVGQGAVVAAGAIVISDVEPYTVVGGVPARVLKQLDEKTKSKTEIIDALRNI; translated from the coding sequence ATGACTAAAAAATTAAATGCACAAGAAATTATTCAATTTATCTCAGATTCTAAAAAAGTAACACCTGTAAAAGTTTATGTTAAGGGTGAAAGTGTTGCTTCTTTATCATATGGAGAAAATTCTAAGGTTTTCGGTGAAGGAAATAGCGCAGTTGTTTTCGGTGAATGGAATGAAATCGAAGCAAGCTTAAAAGAGCACGGCAATCAAATTGCGGACTATGTAATTGAAAATGACCGTCGTAACTCTGGCGTTCCTTTACTAGATTTAAAATATCAAAATGCACGTATTGAGCCAGGTGCGATTATTCGTGATCAAGTAACAATTGGTGATAATGCAGTTATCATGATGGGTGCAATCATTAATATCGGTGCTGAAATTGGTGAAAAAACAATGATCGATATGGGTGCTGTATTAGGCGGGCGTGCAACTGTAGGTAAGGGATGCCATATTGGCGCAGGTACAGTTCTAGCAGGTGTAATCGAACCACCATCAGCCACTCCAGTAATTATTGAAGATGATGTTGTAATTGGTGCAAACGCTGTTGTATTAGAAGGTGTACGAGTAGGCCAAGGTGCAGTTGTTGCAGCAGGTGCAATCGTTATTAGTGATGTTGAGCCGTATACAGTTGTAGGTGGAGTACCTGCACGCGTTTTAAAACAATTAGATGAAAAAACAAAATCTAAAACTGAAATAATTGATGCACTAAGAAATATTTAA
- a CDS encoding N-acetyldiaminopimelate deacetylase — protein MDTLIQIRRELHQIPELGFQEFKTQAYLLDKISQFPQEHLNVITWKTGIVVKIDGSNPSKTIGWRSDIDGLPIVEETGLTFSSTHEGKMHACGHDCHMTIALGLVEALAVSPPTQNVVVYFQPAEEGPGGAEPMLNWLKAERPDLLADEIYALHIAPEYPVGTVATRPGLLFANTSELFIDLKGLGGHAAYPHKTRDMTVAAANLIVQLQTIVSRNVNPMDSAVVTIGKLTSGTVQNIIAENARLEGTIRTLNAEAMAEVKKRIEAICAGIEASFECEIHIDYGSMYYEVNNDSECAKKLLDFAEEFEGATSYECPAAMTGEDFGYFIKDIPGAMFWSGANCEYGLHHAKINPDEKLLSFNANFVEQFIRN, from the coding sequence ATGGATACACTCATTCAAATTCGAAGAGAGTTACATCAAATACCCGAGTTAGGATTTCAAGAATTCAAAACTCAAGCGTATTTGCTTGATAAAATCTCTCAATTTCCACAAGAACATTTAAATGTTATAACTTGGAAAACAGGTATTGTGGTGAAAATTGACGGTAGTAATCCATCTAAGACAATTGGTTGGCGTTCAGACATTGATGGTTTACCTATTGTTGAGGAAACAGGGTTAACGTTTTCATCCACTCATGAAGGGAAGATGCATGCATGTGGCCACGATTGCCATATGACAATCGCACTTGGCTTAGTTGAAGCTTTAGCTGTATCACCCCCAACACAAAACGTTGTCGTGTACTTCCAGCCTGCTGAAGAAGGTCCTGGTGGGGCGGAGCCTATGTTAAATTGGTTAAAAGCAGAGAGACCGGATCTTTTGGCGGATGAAATCTATGCCTTACATATCGCTCCTGAATACCCCGTGGGGACAGTGGCGACTCGTCCAGGTCTTTTATTTGCCAATACTTCAGAGCTATTTATTGATCTAAAAGGTTTAGGCGGACATGCTGCATATCCTCATAAGACAAGGGATATGACAGTCGCAGCTGCGAACTTGATCGTACAATTACAGACGATTGTTAGTCGTAATGTTAATCCAATGGACAGTGCTGTGGTAACTATCGGAAAACTGACTTCAGGTACAGTCCAAAATATTATTGCCGAGAATGCAAGATTAGAAGGAACAATTCGTACGCTTAATGCAGAGGCTATGGCTGAAGTAAAAAAGCGAATTGAAGCCATTTGCGCTGGAATTGAAGCCTCTTTTGAATGTGAAATTCACATAGATTATGGATCTATGTATTATGAGGTAAATAATGATTCTGAATGTGCAAAAAAGTTACTGGATTTTGCGGAAGAATTCGAGGGTGCAACCTCATATGAATGTCCTGCCGCAATGACTGGCGAAGATTTTGGCTATTTCATAAAAGATATACCAGGCGCAATGTTTTGGTCTGGAGCTAATTGTGAATATGGCTTACACCATGCAAAAATCAACCCTGATGAGAAGTTGCTTTCATTTAATGCGAATTTCGTGGAACAATTTATCAGAAATTAA
- a CDS encoding MFS transporter encodes MSQKKKKLALSILMLNMFITMGGVGIVIPVLPSYLDIFGVGGEVYGSLIAVFALAQFLFSPIAGNLSDRFGRKIFIIGGLIIYGISQIIFGLATDVWILYLGRFLSGFGAAFIMTTIMAYVADITTIEERGKGMGLIGAAISLGFMIGPALGGFLANVNLHFPFYLAGVVALVAALLSYIVLPNVQPQINDAVKNAPRENILNQLVRSVKTPYFVILIIVFTFSFGISNFQSTLSMFLTYKFDYSPTDIAIVITVGGFAGVILQMFIIDKLFKRFGEMKVILVNLVAAAITMVFMVFVGGFFIILAVATLFQIATVFIRPAVNTLISKFAGNEQGFAAGMNNAYMSLGNMIGPALAGVLLEWHLSIPFILGAVILLGCFVLALVWTLKKSPGLLKPSA; translated from the coding sequence ATGTCACAGAAAAAGAAAAAATTAGCTTTATCGATTTTAATGCTTAATATGTTTATTACCATGGGTGGTGTAGGAATTGTTATTCCTGTACTACCTTCCTATTTAGATATTTTCGGTGTTGGTGGCGAAGTCTACGGTTCTTTAATCGCAGTTTTTGCATTAGCGCAATTTTTATTTTCACCGATCGCTGGAAATTTGTCGGATCGATTCGGCCGGAAAATATTTATTATAGGCGGACTCATTATTTACGGAATTTCACAAATCATTTTTGGCCTAGCTACTGATGTTTGGATTTTATACTTAGGCCGCTTCTTAAGTGGTTTCGGTGCTGCGTTCATTATGACAACAATTATGGCTTATGTGGCTGATATCACAACCATTGAAGAACGCGGGAAAGGTATGGGATTAATTGGAGCAGCCATCTCTCTAGGATTTATGATTGGCCCTGCATTAGGAGGATTTCTGGCAAATGTTAATTTACATTTCCCATTCTATTTAGCTGGAGTTGTCGCTTTAGTCGCAGCTCTACTTTCGTATATTGTACTACCGAATGTTCAGCCACAAATAAACGATGCGGTAAAAAATGCACCTAGAGAAAACATTTTGAATCAATTAGTTCGTTCCGTTAAAACACCTTATTTTGTTATTTTAATTATTGTATTTACTTTTAGTTTTGGTATTTCAAATTTCCAATCAACCCTATCAATGTTCTTAACCTATAAATTTGATTACTCACCAACAGATATTGCCATTGTCATCACTGTAGGTGGTTTCGCTGGTGTAATACTTCAAATGTTTATTATTGATAAATTGTTCAAGCGTTTTGGTGAAATGAAGGTTATTTTAGTTAATTTAGTGGCAGCTGCCATAACAATGGTCTTCATGGTTTTTGTTGGCGGGTTCTTCATTATTTTAGCTGTAGCAACCTTATTCCAAATTGCTACAGTATTTATTCGCCCAGCAGTAAATACATTGATTTCCAAGTTTGCTGGAAATGAGCAAGGATTTGCGGCTGGTATGAACAACGCCTATATGAGTTTGGGCAATATGATTGGTCCTGCACTTGCTGGAGTATTATTAGAATGGCATTTGTCTATTCCATTCATATTAGGGGCTGTAATTTTATTAGGTTGCTTTGTTTTGGCTTTAGTTTGGACATTGAAAAAATCTCCTGGCTTACTAAAACCATCAGCTTAA
- a CDS encoding PotD/PotF family extracellular solute-binding protein: protein MKSLVQATVAIIVVCALLFFMADRLESAGSAGSKDTITVYNWGEYIDPDIIDQFTEETGIKVIYETFDSNEAMMTKVEQGGSAYDVAVPSEYMVEMMKEKDLLLPIDHSKLPNLQNIDPYFLDLAFDPGNKYSIPYFWGTVGIVYNPSLVADHLDFTSWEDLWDPSLKEKVFLVDGAREVMGMGLNSLGESLNAKDETLLRQATDKLITLSPNIKAIIGDEITPLMINNEATVALTWSGQAADMMWENEELDFAVPEEGSNLWFDNFVIPKTAANLEGAHAFINFMLDAENSAQNNDYVGYSTPNAAAMELMDPEVIEDERFYPDEELRDKLEVYENLGLRWLGKYNEYFLKFKMSIR, encoded by the coding sequence ATGAAATCATTAGTTCAAGCTACTGTAGCTATCATAGTCGTCTGTGCCCTCCTATTCTTTATGGCAGATCGATTAGAATCAGCAGGTTCTGCTGGAAGCAAAGATACGATCACCGTCTATAACTGGGGCGAGTATATCGATCCTGATATAATTGATCAATTTACTGAAGAAACAGGCATTAAAGTCATTTATGAAACGTTCGATTCAAACGAGGCCATGATGACTAAAGTAGAACAAGGCGGTTCTGCTTATGATGTGGCTGTTCCATCCGAATATATGGTTGAGATGATGAAGGAAAAAGACTTATTGTTACCAATTGATCATTCTAAGCTTCCAAATTTACAAAATATTGACCCTTATTTTTTGGACTTGGCATTTGACCCAGGAAACAAATATTCTATTCCTTATTTCTGGGGAACGGTTGGCATAGTTTATAATCCAAGCCTAGTTGCCGATCATTTAGACTTTACATCCTGGGAAGATCTTTGGGACCCATCTTTAAAAGAAAAAGTATTTTTAGTAGATGGAGCTCGTGAAGTAATGGGAATGGGGCTTAACTCCTTAGGCGAATCACTTAATGCGAAAGATGAGACCCTTCTTCGTCAAGCAACCGATAAATTAATTACATTATCACCTAATATTAAAGCGATTATCGGGGATGAAATAACACCTCTTATGATTAACAACGAGGCAACTGTCGCCCTTACTTGGTCTGGTCAGGCGGCCGATATGATGTGGGAAAATGAAGAGCTTGATTTTGCCGTTCCTGAAGAAGGATCTAATTTATGGTTTGATAATTTCGTGATTCCTAAAACTGCAGCGAATTTAGAGGGTGCTCATGCCTTTATCAACTTTATGTTAGATGCTGAAAATTCTGCACAAAATAATGATTATGTTGGCTACTCTACACCAAACGCTGCAGCCATGGAACTAATGGATCCAGAAGTAATAGAAGACGAACGATTCTATCCTGATGAGGAGCTTCGTGATAAATTAGAGGTTTATGAAAACCTTGGTTTACGATGGTTAGGAAAATATAATGAATATTTCCTTAAGTTTAAAATGAGTATACGTTAA
- a CDS encoding ABC transporter permease — protein sequence MKKLSTASKIYLLLVFIVLYAPIFYLIFYSFNSGGSMNSFESFTLDHYQAVFEDSRLIVILINTVIIALLSGLIATIIGTLGAIGIVSIKDKKMRNTILSLNNVLIVSPDVVIGASFLILFTMIGVKLGFTSVLVSHVAFSIPIVVLMVLPKLLEMNTSLIDAARDLGASKRDVLTRVILPYIQPGIFAGFFLALTYSLDDFAVTFFVTGNGFSTLSIEIYSMARTGISLTVNAISGLVFFVTVLVVIGYYTVTNRRKRVSEEVQR from the coding sequence ATGAAAAAATTATCAACTGCCTCAAAAATCTATTTATTACTTGTTTTTATTGTTTTATATGCACCAATTTTCTACCTAATTTTTTATTCATTTAATAGTGGCGGCTCCATGAATAGCTTCGAGTCCTTCACATTAGACCATTATCAAGCAGTATTTGAAGACTCCCGACTTATAGTTATTTTGATTAATACAGTTATCATCGCCCTATTGTCAGGTTTGATTGCTACAATTATTGGTACATTAGGTGCAATTGGAATTGTCTCTATTAAGGATAAAAAAATGCGGAACACAATACTTTCATTAAATAACGTTTTAATCGTAAGTCCTGATGTGGTCATTGGGGCAAGTTTCTTAATTTTATTTACAATGATTGGGGTAAAATTAGGTTTTACATCTGTTTTAGTCTCCCATGTGGCCTTTAGTATTCCTATAGTAGTTTTGATGGTTTTACCAAAGCTTTTAGAAATGAATACATCGCTTATTGATGCTGCACGTGACTTAGGAGCATCTAAACGGGATGTATTAACTCGAGTTATTCTTCCCTATATTCAACCGGGAATTTTTGCAGGGTTCTTCTTAGCCCTAACCTATTCATTAGATGATTTCGCTGTTACTTTTTTCGTTACAGGGAACGGATTTTCTACCCTATCCATTGAAATTTATTCGATGGCAAGAACAGGAATCTCTTTAACAGTAAATGCGATTTCGGGACTTGTCTTCTTTGTAACTGTTTTAGTTGTTATTGGCTACTACACTGTAACAAATCGTAGAAAACGAGTAAGTGAGGAGGTACAACGATGA
- a CDS encoding ABC transporter permease: MFNKASKGSLFPYYLWIALFVIAPIVLIVYYSMLDLNGNFTLANYSAFFSTVYLKMTLTSFWYAFLITLFTLLIAYPTAFLLTKTKHKHLWLMLIIIPSWINLLLKTYAFIGIFGLYGPINAFLEVFGLDAQQILFTDFSFIFVSVYIFIPFMIIPIFNSLDKLNPTLVYAARDLGASSFTTFRRVIFPLTIDGVKSGIQVTFIPALSLFMITRLIAGNQVITLGTAIEQQFLVSQNWGMGSTIAVFLIIIMVIIMLLTGQKKGGRA; the protein is encoded by the coding sequence ATGTTCAATAAAGCTTCTAAGGGCTCGCTATTTCCCTATTACCTATGGATAGCATTATTTGTCATCGCGCCAATCGTCTTAATCGTATATTATTCAATGTTAGACTTAAATGGGAATTTTACATTAGCTAACTATTCGGCTTTCTTTTCTACCGTATATTTAAAAATGACGCTAACAAGCTTTTGGTATGCCTTCTTAATCACACTATTTACTTTACTAATTGCTTACCCAACTGCTTTTCTATTAACTAAAACAAAGCATAAGCATCTATGGTTAATGCTGATTATTATTCCCTCTTGGATTAACTTATTATTAAAGACTTATGCTTTTATCGGGATTTTCGGATTATACGGTCCTATAAATGCCTTTCTAGAGGTATTTGGACTGGATGCACAGCAAATTCTGTTTACAGATTTCAGTTTCATATTTGTTTCAGTTTATATTTTTATTCCATTTATGATTATTCCAATTTTCAACTCACTTGATAAATTGAACCCGACACTAGTGTATGCAGCACGTGATTTAGGTGCTTCTAGTTTTACAACTTTCCGTCGTGTTATTTTTCCTTTAACAATTGACGGTGTAAAATCCGGGATTCAAGTAACCTTTATACCAGCACTATCATTATTCATGATTACACGCTTAATTGCCGGTAACCAAGTCATCACTCTAGGTACTGCGATTGAGCAACAATTCCTTGTTTCACAAAACTGGGGTATGGGCTCAACGATCGCTGTATTCTTAATTATTATTATGGTTATCATTATGCTTCTGACTGGTCAGAAGAAGGGAGGCCGTGCATAA
- a CDS encoding ABC transporter ATP-binding protein: protein MNDTIIRFENVSKSYDDGTVVLKNINFELERGKFYTLLGPSGCGKTTILRIIAGFTDPTEGSIYFNDKKINQIPANERQVNTVFQDYALFPHLNVFENVAFGLRIKKLKEKEIQERVLEALKFVNLGGYGNREISEMSGGQRQRVAIARAIVNDPEVILLDEPLSALDLKLRSEMQYELRELQQRLGKTFVFVTHDQEEALAMSDEIFVINDGEIQQSGTPVDIYDEPINRFVADFIGESNIVDGVMIEDFKVQFTGKTFDCVDQGMRPNEKIDIVIRPEDLEITTIDKGKLVVTVDTQLFRGVHYELSTYDKDGNEWLVHSLKKADVGEQIGLDFDPESIHVMRLNETEEEFDKRLEAYGEDENVQ from the coding sequence ATGAACGATACAATTATTCGATTTGAGAATGTTTCAAAATCGTATGATGATGGAACAGTTGTATTAAAAAATATTAATTTTGAACTTGAAAGAGGAAAGTTCTATACCCTTTTAGGTCCTTCTGGGTGCGGAAAAACGACCATTCTACGTATTATTGCTGGATTCACGGATCCTACTGAAGGTTCGATTTACTTTAATGATAAAAAAATAAATCAAATTCCCGCCAATGAACGTCAGGTAAATACCGTTTTTCAAGACTATGCCTTATTTCCGCATTTAAACGTATTTGAAAATGTCGCTTTCGGTCTACGAATTAAAAAGCTGAAAGAAAAAGAAATTCAAGAACGAGTTTTGGAAGCTTTAAAATTCGTTAATCTAGGCGGATATGGAAATCGCGAAATCTCGGAAATGTCTGGTGGCCAACGTCAACGTGTGGCCATTGCCCGTGCGATTGTAAATGATCCGGAAGTCATTCTTTTGGACGAGCCCTTATCTGCACTGGATTTGAAGCTTCGTTCAGAAATGCAATATGAGCTTCGTGAGCTACAGCAACGTTTAGGGAAAACCTTTGTCTTTGTAACGCATGATCAAGAAGAAGCTCTAGCCATGTCCGATGAAATTTTCGTTATTAACGATGGTGAAATCCAACAATCCGGGACTCCAGTAGATATATATGATGAGCCAATTAACCGTTTTGTTGCCGATTTTATTGGTGAGTCAAATATTGTGGATGGCGTTATGATTGAAGACTTCAAAGTTCAATTTACCGGCAAAACATTCGATTGTGTTGACCAAGGTATGCGACCAAATGAGAAAATTGATATCGTGATTCGTCCTGAGGATTTAGAAATAACTACTATAGATAAAGGAAAACTTGTTGTTACTGTTGATACACAATTATTCCGTGGTGTTCATTATGAATTATCCACTTACGATAAAGATGGCAATGAATGGCTTGTGCATTCACTTAAAAAGGCAGATGTAGGCGAACAAATTGGCTTAGACTTTGATCCTGAAAGTATTCATGTAATGCGTCTAAACGAAACAGAAGAAGAATTCGATAAACGTTTGGAAGCTTACGGAGAAGATGAAAATGTTCAATAA
- a CDS encoding helix-turn-helix domain-containing protein, whose product MQIGAKIKALRLKKGLTQEELGERTDLTKGYLSQLERDLNSPSIETLFSILEVLGTTPKEFFDDSLQEQKVIYNVEDQTSYTDEDKKYKIQWLIPTSNEKEMEPVLITLQKDGEYKQFEPSLAETFIYVLKGRIRVVLGKNEYIACEGNAIYYEASTNHQIFNANNAETQILLVATDSYL is encoded by the coding sequence GTGCAAATTGGTGCGAAAATTAAAGCATTACGACTTAAAAAAGGACTGACACAGGAAGAATTAGGTGAAAGAACTGATTTAACAAAAGGATATCTCTCTCAACTAGAACGTGATTTAAATTCGCCATCAATTGAAACATTATTTTCTATTTTGGAAGTGTTGGGCACTACCCCAAAAGAATTCTTTGACGACTCGTTACAAGAACAAAAAGTAATCTATAACGTAGAAGACCAAACCTCATATACAGATGAAGATAAAAAATATAAGATTCAATGGCTGATTCCAACTTCCAATGAAAAAGAAATGGAACCAGTCCTTATAACACTTCAAAAGGATGGCGAATATAAACAATTCGAACCTTCTTTAGCTGAGACATTTATCTATGTATTAAAGGGTCGGATACGGGTGGTCTTAGGCAAAAACGAATATATCGCTTGTGAAGGAAATGCTATTTACTATGAAGCTTCCACGAATCATCAAATTTTTAACGCTAACAATGCAGAAACTCAAATTTTACTAGTTGCAACAGATTCTTATTTATAG
- a CDS encoding peroxiredoxin, which produces MIDLQVGKPAPDFIMDAVMPDKSFGKVSLEENIKKEKWTVLFFYPMDFTFVCPTEITEMSDYHDEFDELDAVVLGVSTDTVYTHLAWINTERTKNGLGQLQYPLAADHNHQVAKKYGVLVEEEGIALRGLFIINPEGELQYQVIHHNNIGRDIEEVLRVLQALQTGGLCPASWRPGDDTL; this is translated from the coding sequence ATGATAGATTTACAGGTCGGCAAACCAGCGCCAGATTTTATAATGGATGCCGTTATGCCCGATAAGTCTTTTGGAAAAGTTTCATTAGAAGAAAACATAAAAAAAGAAAAATGGACGGTTTTATTTTTTTACCCGATGGATTTTACTTTTGTGTGTCCAACTGAAATTACGGAGATGTCCGATTATCACGATGAATTTGATGAACTTGATGCAGTGGTGTTAGGTGTTTCCACTGATACGGTTTATACACACTTAGCTTGGATCAATACAGAACGTACAAAAAATGGTCTTGGTCAACTTCAATACCCTCTAGCAGCGGACCATAATCACCAGGTGGCAAAAAAGTACGGCGTTTTAGTTGAAGAAGAGGGGATTGCGCTTAGAGGATTATTTATTATTAATCCCGAGGGTGAGCTTCAATATCAAGTAATCCATCATAATAATATTGGGCGTGATATTGAAGAGGTGTTACGTGTTCTGCAAGCGTTGCAAACAGGGGGTTTATGTCCGGCAAGCTGGCGTCCAGGTGACGATACATTATAA
- a CDS encoding TlpA disulfide reductase family protein: MKLRSKMPDLIGEADWLNGKVKRENLIGEKPTIIHFWSLSCYDCLESLPELNRFRVKYHEQVNFLAVHMPRSKEDMDIGKIKKTARKYKLTQPIFIDNQMTLTDTFNNQYVPAYYLFDRNGMLRHYQVGGSGMKMLEKRVVKLLNE, encoded by the coding sequence ATGAAATTACGTTCCAAAATGCCTGACTTAATTGGTGAAGCGGACTGGTTAAATGGCAAGGTCAAGCGGGAGAATTTAATAGGAGAAAAGCCAACTATCATACATTTTTGGTCTTTGAGCTGTTACGATTGTTTAGAGAGTTTGCCTGAACTGAATAGATTTAGAGTTAAGTACCATGAACAAGTTAATTTTCTAGCAGTCCATATGCCAAGGTCAAAGGAAGATATGGACATAGGAAAAATAAAAAAAACTGCCCGTAAATATAAATTAACACAGCCTATTTTTATTGATAATCAAATGACGCTAACAGACACTTTCAATAATCAGTATGTGCCTGCTTATTACCTATTCGATCGTAATGGGATGCTTCGTCACTATCAGGTAGGAGGAAGTGGCATGAAGATGTTAGAAAAAAGAGTGGTTAAACTTTTAAATGAATGA
- a CDS encoding DUF2935 domain-containing protein, translating to MALFFESAIFEHQFWLRILGDHSRFIRDSLYPSEKEDIAKASQFIQVFDQFHAQLKQQNETTILPFTNKVEEAVNELKALKLSIIRRHITGQMKIHLTPSFVNHMVNELEEFQRIIGYLKQEKLLQFSTSYTIIYFGY from the coding sequence TTGGCTCTCTTTTTTGAAAGTGCTATATTTGAACATCAGTTTTGGTTGAGGATATTAGGAGACCATTCTAGATTTATACGTGACTCCCTTTATCCATCTGAGAAAGAGGATATTGCGAAAGCTTCTCAATTTATACAGGTATTTGACCAATTTCACGCCCAATTAAAACAGCAAAACGAGACCACAATCCTCCCTTTTACAAATAAGGTGGAAGAAGCAGTAAACGAACTAAAGGCTTTAAAGCTCTCTATAATAAGACGTCATATTACCGGGCAAATGAAGATTCATCTTACTCCAAGCTTTGTAAATCATATGGTAAATGAACTGGAAGAGTTTCAAAGAATCATTGGTTACTTGAAGCAGGAAAAACTCCTCCAATTTTCCACGAGCTACACCATCATTTACTTTGGCTATTAG
- a CDS encoding trans-aconitate 2-methyltransferase, translating into MVNTVNDQWNAHLYDKSHSFVSQYGIDLIQFLAPMENEKILDLGCGTGDLARQMKDLGANVIGVDKSANMIEQARNKYEEIAFEVKDATELLYKNEFDAVFSNATLHWVKTPEKALNCIQNSLKQGGRFVAEFGGKGNVQTITNEIIREIKTLGMDFSEEQFPWFYPSIAEYTSLMEEVGFRVTLAQHYDRPTKLDGELGLQNWIEMFGAQLFNGIDEKQKQNIIKRVEHNLKNILYKEGNWFADYKRIRVIGVKSSY; encoded by the coding sequence ATGGTAAATACAGTGAACGATCAATGGAATGCCCATTTGTATGATAAAAGCCATTCTTTTGTATCACAGTATGGTATAGATTTAATTCAATTTCTAGCACCAATGGAAAATGAAAAGATTCTGGATCTCGGTTGTGGTACAGGAGATTTAGCACGGCAAATGAAGGATTTGGGTGCTAATGTAATAGGTGTGGATAAATCCGCCAATATGATTGAACAAGCGAGAAATAAATATGAAGAGATAGCATTTGAAGTGAAGGATGCTACTGAATTACTTTATAAGAACGAATTTGATGCTGTTTTTTCAAATGCAACACTACATTGGGTAAAAACACCAGAAAAAGCACTGAATTGCATTCAGAACAGCTTAAAACAAGGAGGAAGGTTTGTAGCAGAGTTTGGTGGGAAAGGGAATGTACAGACCATAACAAATGAAATAATAAGGGAAATAAAAACACTGGGAATGGATTTTAGTGAAGAACAGTTTCCATGGTTTTATCCAAGTATTGCCGAGTATACCTCTCTAATGGAGGAGGTAGGCTTTAGAGTAACATTGGCGCAGCACTATGATCGGCCAACAAAATTAGATGGTGAGCTCGGCTTGCAAAATTGGATTGAAATGTTTGGTGCTCAATTGTTTAACGGTATTGATGAAAAACAGAAGCAGAACATAATTAAGCGTGTTGAGCATAATTTAAAAAATATTCTATATAAAGAGGGCAATTGGTTTGCCGACTATAAAAGAATACGAGTTATTGGTGTGAAAAGCAGTTACTAA